One genomic segment of Ricinus communis isolate WT05 ecotype wild-type chromosome 5, ASM1957865v1, whole genome shotgun sequence includes these proteins:
- the LOC8276931 gene encoding uncharacterized protein LOC8276931 isoform X1, whose product MDKYNLPFKVGQLAEARSFVSGYRGAWFRCKIKEIGRKKGVAGHAVEYYDFPDEKVRWTKLYQKRSSKSKDLTLMIRPHFPPVYHEGESFDINSISEVSVILNDVWKVGDLVDWWSDGCYWSGRLTNVLGPEKFQIELFPPPFGEGLSYEASCKDLRPSLDWSSQHGWTVPVITQGSEDCRSCGRIVKPVNQGSSAKVTIHEERKECDASVSSGISTSRLPPPDRAKLLGKSLLSKTACMETQPMKSTTSCMETQPVESTTACAETQPMESSTACMKTQPVKSTAACVDIQAVEKNKSLHVTDDGIAKTSCSDSISSLRFGVASAEVAGDTAEKDSHHNRGPSKKMRTDRSIMLNSMSCDTIEAAIVHLEELVNRVKWMKDILKFGMPLPDSVQPSWKFVEHRSSSLQK is encoded by the exons ATGGATAAGTATAATCTTCCATTTAAAGTTGGCCAACTTGCGGAGGCAAGATCTTTTGTTTCTGGTTATCGTGGTGCATGGTTCCGCTGCAAG ATAAAGGAAATTGGACGAAAAAAAGGTGTGGCAGGGCACGCTGTGGAGTACTATGACTTTCCAGATGAGA AGGTGCGATGGACAAAACTTTATCAGAAAAGATCTAGTAAATCTAAGGATTTGACCTTGATGATTCGCCCACACTTTCCTCCTGTTTATCATGAAGGCGAATCGTTTGATATTAATAGCATCTCAGAAGTGAGCGTCATTTTAAATGATGTTTGGAAGGTGGGTGATTTAGTGGACTGGTGGTCCGACGGTTGTTATTGGTCTGGAAGGTTGACTAATGTATTAGGGCCCGAGAAGTTTCAG ATCGAGTTGTTTCCACCTCCTTTTGGTGAAGGGTTATCTTATGAAGCTTCATGCAAAGACTTGCGTCCTTCCTTGGATTGGTCTTCTCAGCATGGTTGGACTGTGCCTGTGATTACG CAGGGGAGTGAAGACTGTCGCTCTTGTGGTCGGATTGTTAAACCTGTGAATCAAG GGAGCTCTGCTAAGGTGACGATTcatgaagaaagaaaggagtGTGATGCGTCAGTTTCTTCTGGTATTTCAACTAGTCGCTTACCACCTCCAGACAGAGCAAAGCTACTGGGAAAAAGTCTTTTGAGCAAAACTGCATGTATGGAGACGCAACCAATGAAGAGCACTACTTCATGCATGGAGACGCAACCAGTGGAGAGCACTACTGCATGTGCTGAGACACAACCAATGGAGAGCAGTACTGCATGCATGAAGACACAACCAGTGAAGAGTACTGCTGCATGTGTGGATATACAAGCAGTCGAAAAAAATAAGAGCTTGCATGTCACAGATGATGGCATTGCCAAAACTAGTTGTTCGGACAGCATTTCAAGTTTACGCTTTGGAGTTGCATCAGCTGAAGTTGCAGGGGATACAGCTGAAAAAGACAGTCACCATAACCGTGGTCCATCAAAGAAGATGAGAACTGATAGAAGTATTATGTTGAATTCCATGTCCTGTGATACAATAGAAGCTGCAATTGTGCACTTGGAGGAACTGGTAAACCGGGTTAAATGGATGAAGGATATTTTGAAGTTTGGAATGCCTTTGCCCGATTCCGTGCAGCCTTCTTGGAAGTTTGTGGAACACCGTTCGTCTTCCTTGCAAAAATAA
- the LOC8276931 gene encoding uncharacterized protein LOC8276931 isoform X3: MDKYNLPFKVGQLAEARSFVSGYRGAWFRCKIKEIGRKKGVAGHAVEYYDFPDESESFDINSISEVSVILNDVWKVGDLVDWWSDGCYWSGRLTNVLGPEKFQIELFPPPFGEGLSYEASCKDLRPSLDWSSQHGWTVPVITQGSEDCRSCGRIVKPVNQGSSAKVTIHEERKECDASVSSGISTSRLPPPDRAKLLGKSLLSKTACMETQPMKSTTSCMETQPVESTTACAETQPMESSTACMKTQPVKSTAACVDIQAVEKNKSLHVTDDGIAKTSCSDSISSLRFGVASAEVAGDTAEKDSHHNRGPSKKMRTDRSIMLNSMSCDTIEAAIVHLEELVNRVKWMKDILKFGMPLPDSVQPSWKFVEHRSSSLQK; this comes from the exons ATGGATAAGTATAATCTTCCATTTAAAGTTGGCCAACTTGCGGAGGCAAGATCTTTTGTTTCTGGTTATCGTGGTGCATGGTTCCGCTGCAAG ATAAAGGAAATTGGACGAAAAAAAGGTGTGGCAGGGCACGCTGTGGAGTACTATGACTTTCCAGATGAGA GCGAATCGTTTGATATTAATAGCATCTCAGAAGTGAGCGTCATTTTAAATGATGTTTGGAAGGTGGGTGATTTAGTGGACTGGTGGTCCGACGGTTGTTATTGGTCTGGAAGGTTGACTAATGTATTAGGGCCCGAGAAGTTTCAG ATCGAGTTGTTTCCACCTCCTTTTGGTGAAGGGTTATCTTATGAAGCTTCATGCAAAGACTTGCGTCCTTCCTTGGATTGGTCTTCTCAGCATGGTTGGACTGTGCCTGTGATTACG CAGGGGAGTGAAGACTGTCGCTCTTGTGGTCGGATTGTTAAACCTGTGAATCAAG GGAGCTCTGCTAAGGTGACGATTcatgaagaaagaaaggagtGTGATGCGTCAGTTTCTTCTGGTATTTCAACTAGTCGCTTACCACCTCCAGACAGAGCAAAGCTACTGGGAAAAAGTCTTTTGAGCAAAACTGCATGTATGGAGACGCAACCAATGAAGAGCACTACTTCATGCATGGAGACGCAACCAGTGGAGAGCACTACTGCATGTGCTGAGACACAACCAATGGAGAGCAGTACTGCATGCATGAAGACACAACCAGTGAAGAGTACTGCTGCATGTGTGGATATACAAGCAGTCGAAAAAAATAAGAGCTTGCATGTCACAGATGATGGCATTGCCAAAACTAGTTGTTCGGACAGCATTTCAAGTTTACGCTTTGGAGTTGCATCAGCTGAAGTTGCAGGGGATACAGCTGAAAAAGACAGTCACCATAACCGTGGTCCATCAAAGAAGATGAGAACTGATAGAAGTATTATGTTGAATTCCATGTCCTGTGATACAATAGAAGCTGCAATTGTGCACTTGGAGGAACTGGTAAACCGGGTTAAATGGATGAAGGATATTTTGAAGTTTGGAATGCCTTTGCCCGATTCCGTGCAGCCTTCTTGGAAGTTTGTGGAACACCGTTCGTCTTCCTTGCAAAAATAA
- the LOC8276931 gene encoding uncharacterized protein LOC8276931 isoform X2 has protein sequence MDKYNLPFKVGQLAEARSFVSGYRGAWFRCKIKEIGRKKGVAGHAVEYYDFPDEKVRWTKLYQKRSSKSKDLTLMIRPHFPPVYHEGESFDINSISEVSVILNDVWKVGDLVDWWSDGCYWSGRLTNVLGPEKFQIELFPPPFGEGLSYEASCKDLRPSLDWSSQHGWTVPVITGSEDCRSCGRIVKPVNQGSSAKVTIHEERKECDASVSSGISTSRLPPPDRAKLLGKSLLSKTACMETQPMKSTTSCMETQPVESTTACAETQPMESSTACMKTQPVKSTAACVDIQAVEKNKSLHVTDDGIAKTSCSDSISSLRFGVASAEVAGDTAEKDSHHNRGPSKKMRTDRSIMLNSMSCDTIEAAIVHLEELVNRVKWMKDILKFGMPLPDSVQPSWKFVEHRSSSLQK, from the exons ATGGATAAGTATAATCTTCCATTTAAAGTTGGCCAACTTGCGGAGGCAAGATCTTTTGTTTCTGGTTATCGTGGTGCATGGTTCCGCTGCAAG ATAAAGGAAATTGGACGAAAAAAAGGTGTGGCAGGGCACGCTGTGGAGTACTATGACTTTCCAGATGAGA AGGTGCGATGGACAAAACTTTATCAGAAAAGATCTAGTAAATCTAAGGATTTGACCTTGATGATTCGCCCACACTTTCCTCCTGTTTATCATGAAGGCGAATCGTTTGATATTAATAGCATCTCAGAAGTGAGCGTCATTTTAAATGATGTTTGGAAGGTGGGTGATTTAGTGGACTGGTGGTCCGACGGTTGTTATTGGTCTGGAAGGTTGACTAATGTATTAGGGCCCGAGAAGTTTCAG ATCGAGTTGTTTCCACCTCCTTTTGGTGAAGGGTTATCTTATGAAGCTTCATGCAAAGACTTGCGTCCTTCCTTGGATTGGTCTTCTCAGCATGGTTGGACTGTGCCTGTGATTACG GGGAGTGAAGACTGTCGCTCTTGTGGTCGGATTGTTAAACCTGTGAATCAAG GGAGCTCTGCTAAGGTGACGATTcatgaagaaagaaaggagtGTGATGCGTCAGTTTCTTCTGGTATTTCAACTAGTCGCTTACCACCTCCAGACAGAGCAAAGCTACTGGGAAAAAGTCTTTTGAGCAAAACTGCATGTATGGAGACGCAACCAATGAAGAGCACTACTTCATGCATGGAGACGCAACCAGTGGAGAGCACTACTGCATGTGCTGAGACACAACCAATGGAGAGCAGTACTGCATGCATGAAGACACAACCAGTGAAGAGTACTGCTGCATGTGTGGATATACAAGCAGTCGAAAAAAATAAGAGCTTGCATGTCACAGATGATGGCATTGCCAAAACTAGTTGTTCGGACAGCATTTCAAGTTTACGCTTTGGAGTTGCATCAGCTGAAGTTGCAGGGGATACAGCTGAAAAAGACAGTCACCATAACCGTGGTCCATCAAAGAAGATGAGAACTGATAGAAGTATTATGTTGAATTCCATGTCCTGTGATACAATAGAAGCTGCAATTGTGCACTTGGAGGAACTGGTAAACCGGGTTAAATGGATGAAGGATATTTTGAAGTTTGGAATGCCTTTGCCCGATTCCGTGCAGCCTTCTTGGAAGTTTGTGGAACACCGTTCGTCTTCCTTGCAAAAATAA
- the LOC125369993 gene encoding 14 kDa proline-rich protein DC2.15-like, translated as MASRAQAITAFVLCLNLIFFSMVSASGTCSIDYTKLKLGTNYCSPLASLLDLDAAICLCAALKANLLGIVLDLNVALGVFLTTCGKTLPSGFICH; from the coding sequence ATGGCATCCAGAGCTCAAGCAATCACTGCCTTTGTCCTTTGCCTGAACCTGATTTTCTTCAGCATGGTGAGTGCAAGTGGCACTTGCTCAATTGATTACACCAAGCTGAAACTCGGTACTAATTACTGCTCCCCACTTGCATCTCTTCTTGACCTTGATGCTGCTATTTGCCTTTGTGCTGCACTCAAAGCTAATCTGCTGGGCATCGTTCTCGACCTTAACGTTGCCTTGGGCGTGTTCCTCACCACCTGCGGCAAGACGCTTCCATCTGGATTCATTTGCCACTAA